CGCCAGGTCGCCAGGACGGCCCGCGCCTCCCGATCGCTGAGGTGAGTGTTGGTGTGTGCCATAGGTTGGGGTGTCATTCGCTGGCGCGCACGAGCAGCACCGGCACGGAGGCATGGCGCAGCACCCGGTCGGCGATGCTTCCATAGACCCAGCGGCCCAGGCCCGAGCGCCCGTGGGTGGACATCACGATCAGGTCCGCTCCGCACTCGTCGGCATGGTTCAGGATCTCCTCGGTGACATCGCCCCGGCGCACAGTCGCGCCCACCTGCAGCCCCTCGCCCTGCAGGCGGCTCTGGACGCTGCGCAGATACTCCTCGCACTGGGCAGCTTCCTGGTCGCGGTCCACGTAGACCACGTACTCCGCACTGGCCTGGACATCGCTGAGAGGGACGACCGAGACAAGCTCCAAAGCTGCGTGGCAAGCCTGAGCGAGGGCCACGGCGTGTGGCAAGGCCTTCTCGGCCAACGGCGAGCGATCCAACGTCAAGAGCATTCGTTGGTACATGCCCACCTCCCCGGCGCGCCGATCGCCAGTCCGGCGGCGCCATGCGTGTGGCATTTCGTCACGGATGAGGCGATGGCCTTCCTCTAGGCGCGAACCACGGGCCGGCCTCCCGTGGCGCTGGTTCACGCTCCGGCACCGTTGTGCTATAATGACAACCATCGCCTGAGTCCCCGGCAGGCAGCGGGAGGTTCCGCGTCGTGGATGGTTCGCCTGAGGGCGACTTAGCTCGGCTGATTCTGCTGGTCCTGGCGGCTGCGTTCTTCTCCGGGTCGGAGGCGGCGTTCCTCGCCCTCAGCCGCACGCGCGTGCGCCAGATGCAGGAGCGCGGCCTGTTCGGGTCGGGGCTGCTGCTGGTGCAGCACCGTCACCGCGCCGTGGTCCTGTCCGTCGTCATCCTGGGCATCACGCTGTGCAACTACATGGCTGAGCGCGTGGCCACGGTGGCCTCCGTGGCGCAGTTCGGTCCCCATGCCGGGCCCATCGTGGCGATCGCCATCATGACGATCGTCATCGTCGTGTTCGGTGAGGTGATCCCCATCCAGCTCGGCGCGGCGATGCCCGAGCGCGTGGGTCGCATTGCTGCCGTGCTCATCGCGCCCATTGCGATCATCCTCCTGCCGTTGGTGCTTACTCTCTCGTTCATCTCGCGTGCGCTGCTGTACGTGCTGGGCGTGCGTCCCCGCCAGATGCTGCCGGGAGTGAGCGAGGAGCACCTGAAGGCGATGATCGAGCAGAGCGAGGAGCAAGGGGTC
The sequence above is a segment of the bacterium genome. Coding sequences within it:
- a CDS encoding universal stress protein, with protein sequence MYQRMLLTLDRSPLAEKALPHAVALAQACHAALELVSVVPLSDVQASAEYVVYVDRDQEAAQCEEYLRSVQSRLQGEGLQVGATVRRGDVTEEILNHADECGADLIVMSTHGRSGLGRWVYGSIADRVLRHASVPVLLVRASE